A single window of Microbacterium oryzae DNA harbors:
- a CDS encoding FAD:protein FMN transferase, with protein MPAVWRFDAIGTMWDIETPGPLGDRARGLVAREVETFDAAWSRFRPDSLVTALAREGGDAPAPEDAAPMLDLYLELSRETGGAVNPLVGASLERLGYDAAYRLAAEAPISAPADWRARLRWTGGRLALDGPGVIDVGALGKGRLVDRVAALLPDATTVDASGDILVRGAPQRIALEHPHDARRAIGVVTVADEALCASAANRRAWGDGLHHVLDARTGEPVRTVVATWAIARTAMLADAAATALFFEGGERFAHAHDVHWVRMLTDGRAEWSLGSRLERGEAELFR; from the coding sequence ATGCCGGCCGTGTGGCGGTTCGACGCCATCGGCACGATGTGGGATATCGAGACGCCCGGCCCGCTGGGCGACAGGGCACGGGGTCTCGTCGCCCGGGAGGTCGAGACGTTCGACGCCGCCTGGTCGCGGTTCCGACCGGACTCGCTCGTGACGGCGCTCGCGCGGGAGGGCGGCGACGCCCCGGCGCCCGAGGATGCCGCGCCCATGCTCGACCTGTACCTCGAGCTGTCGCGCGAGACCGGGGGAGCGGTGAACCCGCTCGTCGGGGCGTCCCTCGAGCGCCTGGGATACGACGCGGCGTACCGGCTCGCCGCTGAAGCACCGATCTCGGCGCCCGCGGACTGGCGTGCGCGCCTGCGGTGGACCGGCGGGCGCCTCGCGCTCGACGGGCCGGGCGTCATCGACGTCGGAGCCCTCGGCAAGGGGCGGCTCGTGGACCGCGTCGCGGCCCTGCTGCCGGACGCGACGACGGTCGATGCGAGCGGCGACATCCTCGTCCGCGGCGCCCCGCAGCGCATCGCCCTCGAGCATCCGCATGACGCGCGGCGCGCGATCGGCGTGGTGACCGTCGCCGACGAGGCGCTGTGCGCGTCGGCGGCGAACCGGCGCGCGTGGGGCGATGGGCTGCATCACGTGCTGGACGCGCGGACGGGCGAGCCGGTCCGCACGGTGGTCGCCACCTGGGCGATCGCGCGCACGGCGATGCTGGCCGACGCGGCGGCGACCGCGCTGTTCTTCGAGGGCGGCGAGCGGTTCGCGCACGCGCATGACGTCCATTGGGTGCGCATGCTGACGGATGGCCGCGCCGAGTGGTCCCTGGGATCCCGCCTCGAGCGGGGAGAGGCGGAGCTGTTCCGATGA
- a CDS encoding ribose-phosphate diphosphokinase, with product MARTRKTVDLDLERGIAPGVVTKTKKRLVVVAGRSHPELAQAVGEQLGIGIAPTEHRTFASGEIYTRFEVSMRGSDVFLIQSFSQSVNEELMEMLIMLDALKRASAKRVTVVVPYYPYSRQDKKGRGREPISARLVTDLIATAGADRIMSVDLHASQIQGFFDGPVDHLFAKPVLLGHFQETLTAEERETLTVVSPDMGRVRVADTWSESLDAPLAIIHKRRDPKVANQVSVHEIVGQVEGRTCLLVDDMIDTAGTIVKAAQALKANGAKKVIVGATHAIFSGPAVERLQDAAVDRVVVTDTVPIPQGRRFEKLTVLSAAPLLARAIREVFDDGSVTSMFDGAA from the coding sequence ATGGCGCGCACCAGGAAGACCGTTGACCTCGACCTCGAACGGGGTATCGCCCCGGGAGTCGTCACCAAGACGAAGAAGCGACTGGTGGTGGTCGCGGGCCGTTCCCACCCGGAGCTGGCGCAGGCGGTAGGCGAGCAGCTCGGCATCGGCATCGCGCCGACCGAGCACCGCACCTTCGCGTCCGGCGAGATCTACACGCGCTTCGAGGTCTCGATGCGCGGCAGCGACGTGTTCCTCATCCAGTCGTTCAGCCAGAGCGTCAACGAGGAGCTCATGGAGATGCTCATCATGCTCGACGCGCTCAAGCGCGCGTCGGCCAAGCGCGTCACCGTGGTCGTGCCGTACTACCCCTACTCGCGTCAGGACAAGAAGGGCCGCGGCCGCGAGCCGATCTCGGCCCGCCTCGTCACCGACCTCATCGCGACGGCCGGCGCCGACCGCATCATGAGCGTCGACCTGCACGCCTCGCAGATCCAGGGCTTCTTCGACGGCCCCGTCGACCACCTCTTCGCGAAGCCCGTGCTCCTCGGTCACTTCCAGGAGACCCTGACGGCGGAGGAGCGCGAGACGCTCACGGTCGTCTCGCCCGACATGGGCCGCGTCCGCGTGGCCGACACGTGGTCGGAGAGCCTCGACGCGCCGCTTGCGATCATCCACAAGCGCCGCGACCCGAAGGTCGCCAACCAGGTGTCCGTGCACGAGATCGTGGGCCAGGTCGAGGGACGCACCTGCCTCCTCGTCGACGACATGATCGACACCGCGGGCACGATCGTGAAGGCCGCTCAGGCCCTGAAGGCCAACGGCGCGAAGAAGGTCATCGTCGGCGCCACGCACGCGATCTTCAGCGGCCCCGCCGTGGAGCGTCTGCAGGACGCCGCCGTCGACCGCGTCGTCGTCACCGACACCGTGCCGATCCCGCAGGGCCGCCGCTTCGAGAAGCTCACGGTCCTGTCGGCCGCGCCGCTCCTGGCTCGGGCCATCCGCGAGGTGTTCGACGACGGCTCCGTCACGAGCATGTTCGACGGCGCGGCCTGA
- a CDS encoding VOC family protein, with the protein MSLFITCPVEDVERATAFYTALGWTLNAEMSDHNVSCFAIAPEQYVMLGSREMYASVGGVEELVGEPDTPSKVTVSFDLDSRAAVDALIERAAAAGGRIGDTDDYPFMYQRQFDDLDGYHYSPFWMKPEIASQT; encoded by the coding sequence ATGAGCCTCTTCATCACCTGCCCCGTCGAAGACGTCGAGCGCGCCACCGCCTTCTACACCGCCCTCGGCTGGACGCTCAACGCCGAGATGTCCGATCACAACGTGTCGTGCTTCGCGATCGCGCCGGAGCAGTACGTCATGCTCGGCAGTCGAGAGATGTACGCGAGCGTGGGCGGCGTCGAGGAGCTGGTCGGAGAGCCGGACACCCCCTCGAAGGTCACCGTCTCGTTCGATCTCGACAGCCGGGCGGCGGTCGACGCGCTCATCGAGCGCGCCGCAGCCGCGGGCGGGCGGATCGGCGACACCGACGACTACCCCTTCATGTACCAGCGCCAGTTCGACGACCTCGACGGCTACCACTACTCGCCGTTCTGGATGAAGCCGGAGATCGCTTCGCAGACATGA
- a CDS encoding MarR family winged helix-turn-helix transcriptional regulator: MAADTDEVDRIVSAWAAQRPDLDFSPMEVLSRVDRLSRHLDRARRDAFSRTEIEPWEWDVLSALRRAGAPYQLSPKQLLQQTLVSSGTMTNRIDRLVTRGFVRRESDPGDGRSVLVTLTDDGRTRVDAAITRLMDAEAEILGRLSSSERSRLAALLRRLSLSFDGTFAG, translated from the coding sequence ATGGCCGCGGATACCGATGAAGTCGATCGCATCGTCAGCGCGTGGGCGGCGCAGCGCCCCGACCTCGACTTCTCCCCGATGGAGGTCCTCTCCCGCGTCGACCGGCTGTCTCGTCACCTCGATCGCGCCCGTCGAGACGCCTTCAGCCGCACCGAGATCGAGCCCTGGGAGTGGGACGTCCTCTCCGCGCTGCGTCGTGCGGGCGCCCCGTATCAGCTGAGCCCCAAGCAGCTGCTGCAGCAGACGCTCGTCTCCAGCGGCACCATGACGAACCGGATCGACCGGCTCGTGACCCGAGGATTCGTGCGGCGCGAGTCCGACCCGGGCGACGGCCGCAGCGTGCTCGTGACCCTCACCGACGACGGCCGCACCCGCGTCGACGCTGCGATCACGCGCCTCATGGATGCTGAGGCGGAGATCCTCGGTCGGCTGTCAAGTTCGGAGCGCTCACGCCTGGCCGCGCTGCTGCGCCGCCTCAGCCTGAGCTTCGACGGCACCTTCGCCGGCTGA
- a CDS encoding DHA2 family efflux MFS transporter permease subunit, with protein sequence MNETRSGQIRSPWPALWALIIGFFMILVDTTIVSVANPAIKAALDADTNNLDNVVWVTSAYLLAYAVPLLITGRLGDRFGPKNIYLVGLSIFTLSSLWCGLSTTLGGLILARVVQGLGAAFMTPQTMAVITRTFPPNRRGAAMGLWGATAGVATLVGPLAGGLLVDGLGWEWIFFVNVPVGVIGFVAAWILVPKLETHPHRFDILGVVLSAIAVFLIVFGLQEGEKYDWGVIWGPVSVWAMIIAGIVVLGLFILQQARTRSEPLVPLGLFRDRNFSGANVAIAAVGFTVTAQALPLMFFLQSARGLTPTEAALLMIPMAVLSGALAPVAGRILDRVDPRVILVPGLLCVAGGLFWYAAIVDIDTPIWMFLLPSALMGVGNAGMWGPLATTATRKLPPRLAGAGAGIYNTTRTIGSVIGSAAVAAFMQARLEANLPGLPDAPAMSDGAMPAAVADGFASGMAEAILLPACVLLVALVASLFLRGASAGEGAVEAQAEAAQQRGQA encoded by the coding sequence ATGAACGAGACCCGCAGCGGCCAGATCCGCAGCCCCTGGCCCGCCCTGTGGGCGCTCATCATCGGCTTCTTCATGATCCTCGTCGACACGACGATCGTGTCGGTCGCGAATCCCGCGATCAAGGCCGCGCTCGATGCCGACACGAACAACCTCGACAACGTGGTGTGGGTCACGAGCGCCTACCTCCTCGCCTACGCGGTGCCGCTGCTCATCACGGGCCGCCTCGGCGATCGCTTCGGCCCAAAGAACATCTACCTCGTCGGCCTCTCGATCTTCACGCTGTCCTCGCTCTGGTGCGGCCTCTCGACGACGCTCGGCGGGCTCATCCTCGCTCGCGTCGTACAGGGGCTCGGCGCGGCGTTCATGACGCCGCAGACGATGGCCGTCATCACCCGGACCTTCCCGCCGAACCGCCGCGGCGCGGCGATGGGCCTGTGGGGCGCCACCGCGGGCGTCGCCACCCTGGTCGGCCCGCTCGCGGGCGGCCTGCTCGTGGACGGGCTCGGATGGGAGTGGATCTTCTTCGTCAACGTCCCCGTCGGCGTCATCGGCTTCGTCGCCGCATGGATCCTCGTGCCGAAGCTCGAGACCCATCCGCACCGGTTCGACATCCTCGGGGTCGTCCTCAGCGCGATCGCGGTGTTCCTCATCGTGTTCGGCTTGCAGGAGGGGGAGAAGTACGACTGGGGCGTCATCTGGGGCCCGGTGTCGGTGTGGGCGATGATCATCGCGGGCATCGTGGTGCTCGGGCTCTTCATCCTGCAGCAGGCCCGCACCCGCTCGGAGCCGCTCGTGCCGCTCGGCCTGTTCCGCGATCGCAACTTCTCCGGCGCGAACGTCGCGATCGCGGCGGTCGGCTTCACCGTCACCGCGCAGGCGCTGCCGCTGATGTTCTTCCTCCAGTCCGCGCGGGGCCTCACGCCCACCGAGGCCGCCCTTCTGATGATCCCGATGGCGGTCCTCTCCGGGGCGCTCGCCCCGGTCGCCGGACGCATCCTCGACCGCGTCGACCCCCGCGTGATCCTCGTGCCCGGCCTCCTCTGCGTCGCGGGCGGCCTGTTCTGGTACGCCGCGATCGTCGACATCGACACGCCGATCTGGATGTTCCTGCTCCCGTCGGCCCTGATGGGCGTCGGCAACGCCGGGATGTGGGGCCCCCTCGCGACGACCGCGACGCGCAAGCTGCCGCCGCGCCTCGCGGGAGCGGGTGCGGGCATCTACAACACGACCCGCACGATCGGCTCGGTCATCGGGTCGGCGGCCGTCGCCGCGTTCATGCAGGCGCGCCTCGAGGCGAACCTGCCCGGTCTCCCGGATGCCCCGGCGATGTCAGACGGGGCGATGCCCGCGGCCGTCGCCGACGGCTTCGCCAGTGGGATGGCCGAGGCCATCCTGCTGCCGGCCTGCGTCCTCCTCGTGGCGCTGGTCGCGTCGCTGTTCCTGCGCGGTGCGTCAGCCGGCGAAGGTGCCGTCGAAGCTCAGGCTGAGGCGGCGCAGCAGCGCGGCCAGGCGTGA
- a CDS encoding FMN-binding protein, with the protein MNRSIRSGSALAGIAGMAVLAGCGAVTVGASSNGEDGGGSSGGDASAAPAYADGTYTADGTYQTPETLESVTVTVTLEDDIVTAVEVTGDPQAPETEQYQSQFIDGIADEVVGVDIDELSVSRVAGSSLTSGGFNAAIDRIKQDAAV; encoded by the coding sequence ATGAACCGATCCATCCGCAGCGGCAGCGCCCTCGCGGGCATCGCCGGGATGGCCGTGCTCGCGGGGTGCGGCGCGGTCACCGTGGGCGCTTCCTCCAACGGCGAGGACGGCGGCGGGAGCAGCGGCGGCGACGCAAGCGCGGCGCCCGCCTACGCGGACGGCACCTACACCGCCGACGGCACCTACCAGACGCCCGAGACCCTGGAGAGCGTCACCGTCACGGTGACGCTCGAGGACGACATCGTGACCGCGGTCGAGGTGACGGGCGACCCGCAGGCGCCGGAGACCGAGCAGTACCAGTCGCAGTTCATCGATGGCATCGCCGATGAGGTCGTGGGCGTCGACATCGACGAGCTGTCGGTCAGCCGCGTCGCGGGCTCGTCGCTCACGAGCGGCGGATTCAACGCGGCGATCGACCGGATCAAGCAGGACGCGGCGGTCTGA
- a CDS encoding winged helix-turn-helix transcriptional regulator translates to MSDLAAALDLVGARWALLIVERLLDGPQRYGDLQRDLGLGTNMLATRLRELEAAGVIRRLPLRHNTRAYALTDRGLALREPIAALARWAAAET, encoded by the coding sequence ATGAGCGACCTCGCCGCGGCCCTCGACCTCGTCGGAGCACGATGGGCCCTGCTCATCGTCGAGCGGCTTCTCGACGGGCCGCAGCGCTACGGCGACCTGCAGCGCGACCTCGGCTTGGGAACGAACATGCTGGCGACCCGCCTGCGCGAACTCGAAGCGGCGGGCGTCATCCGCCGACTGCCGCTGCGGCACAACACCAGGGCCTACGCGCTGACCGATCGCGGCCTCGCGCTGCGGGAGCCCATCGCGGCGCTCGCACGCTGGGCGGCAGCGGAGACCTGA
- a CDS encoding FAD-dependent oxidoreductase, translating to MTFTTLHRRGLRLLGRLSMYRLALIALALLAVVALALSFAGLVLPTPLELLATAAVLVVVGAAVDVIGHRVIRRPWRPESTLITSAILLFVVRPGLDAAALLGVAIAAAAAAASKYLLAWRGRHILNPAAVGATIATLSTLGGSAWWVGTPALFAPLLVLGLLVLWRTEKLRVAGLFLVVAVVVAAVRTITQLVAAGLSLPLETLVTAVVVQSPFLFLAAFMLTEPLTLPPRRRQQLLIAAIVGVLAGWPIPLGAITLGQERALLIGNLVAFAFAMRGAVRLTLVRRDRPTPAIRELTFTADRAIRFTPGQYLELEAPHPRPDARGTRREFSIVSAPADLPIVRIAYRESSTAAVSSYKRALAAAQPGDVLVATGVWGDFALPPSPQPLLLVAAGIGVTPFVSQLRDLRLGGERRDVVLVYVAGSAADLAYRDEIEQAGVPTLVFTPDEPPGLPAHWTWAGGERLTADGLARAVPDLPSRRAHVSGPPALIADLAPALRTARSLRTDAFAGY from the coding sequence ATGACGTTCACGACCCTGCATCGACGCGGCCTGCGGCTGCTGGGCCGCCTCTCGATGTACCGGCTCGCGCTGATCGCTCTCGCACTGCTGGCCGTCGTCGCGCTCGCGCTGTCGTTCGCCGGTCTCGTGCTGCCGACGCCGCTCGAGCTCCTCGCGACCGCGGCCGTGCTGGTCGTCGTCGGCGCGGCAGTGGACGTCATCGGGCACCGTGTGATCCGGCGCCCGTGGCGACCGGAGTCGACGCTCATCACCTCCGCCATCCTGCTCTTCGTCGTCCGCCCGGGCCTCGACGCCGCGGCCCTCCTCGGCGTCGCGATCGCCGCGGCGGCCGCCGCCGCCTCGAAGTACCTCCTGGCGTGGCGCGGCCGGCACATCCTCAATCCCGCCGCGGTCGGTGCGACGATCGCGACGCTGTCGACCCTCGGCGGCTCCGCGTGGTGGGTGGGCACACCCGCGCTCTTCGCACCCCTCCTCGTGCTGGGACTCCTCGTCCTCTGGCGCACCGAGAAGCTGCGCGTCGCGGGGCTGTTCCTCGTGGTGGCGGTCGTCGTCGCCGCGGTGCGCACGATCACGCAGCTCGTCGCGGCCGGGCTGTCCCTGCCGCTGGAGACCCTGGTCACGGCGGTCGTGGTGCAGTCGCCGTTCCTCTTCCTCGCGGCGTTCATGCTCACCGAGCCCTTGACCCTGCCGCCGCGACGCCGGCAGCAGCTCCTGATCGCCGCGATCGTCGGCGTGCTCGCGGGCTGGCCCATCCCGCTCGGTGCGATCACGCTCGGGCAGGAGCGCGCGCTGCTCATCGGCAACCTCGTCGCTTTCGCCTTCGCGATGCGCGGCGCGGTGCGGCTGACGCTCGTCCGACGCGACCGGCCGACCCCCGCCATCCGCGAGCTGACCTTCACGGCCGACCGGGCCATCCGCTTCACCCCCGGTCAGTACCTCGAGCTCGAGGCGCCGCACCCGCGGCCCGACGCGCGGGGGACGCGGCGCGAGTTCTCGATCGTCTCGGCCCCCGCCGATCTGCCGATCGTCCGGATCGCGTACCGCGAGAGCTCCACCGCCGCGGTCTCCAGCTACAAGCGCGCGCTCGCCGCGGCGCAGCCTGGCGACGTGCTCGTCGCGACCGGCGTGTGGGGCGACTTCGCGCTGCCGCCGTCGCCGCAGCCGCTCCTCCTCGTCGCGGCCGGTATCGGCGTGACGCCCTTCGTGTCGCAGCTGCGCGATCTGCGCCTCGGCGGCGAGCGGCGCGACGTGGTGCTCGTCTACGTCGCCGGCAGCGCGGCGGACCTCGCGTACCGCGACGAGATCGAGCAGGCGGGCGTGCCGACCCTCGTCTTCACGCCCGACGAGCCGCCGGGGCTGCCCGCGCACTGGACGTGGGCCGGCGGCGAGCGGCTGACGGCGGATGGCCTCGCTCGCGCGGTGCCGGATCTCCCGTCGCGACGTGCGCACGTGTCGGGTCCGCCCGCGCTCATCGCCGATCTCGCGCCGGCGCTCCGCACGGCGCGGTCGCTCCGCACCGACGCGTTCGCGGGCTACTGA
- a CDS encoding aldo/keto reductase, protein MLISHRDIDGVGLGTAPFAFRDGSLEDSLATVHAALDAGVELIDTALAYTRPDVESYAEAVVATALRGVANPPLVATKGGHWREGDRFPVDGRPETLRAHCEISLRSLDVERIDLYQLHHVDPEVPITESIAALAAMQAEGLIGAIGLSNVTEEQLDEAGAVAEIASVQNRLSYARPDDLRLAQLCAERGIAYLAYMPFDGGGAPVAPAIEEVARRREVSPQRVMVGWLRAMSPSIVPLVGASRPASIADSADLLDLTSDDLYLLGSGVPGR, encoded by the coding sequence ATGCTCATCTCTCACCGCGACATCGACGGCGTCGGCCTGGGCACGGCGCCGTTCGCCTTCCGCGACGGCTCCCTGGAGGACTCGCTGGCGACGGTGCACGCCGCCCTCGACGCCGGAGTCGAGCTGATCGACACCGCGCTCGCGTACACCCGGCCCGACGTCGAGTCGTACGCGGAGGCCGTCGTCGCGACCGCGCTGCGCGGCGTCGCGAACCCGCCGCTCGTGGCGACGAAGGGCGGACACTGGCGCGAAGGCGACCGCTTCCCGGTGGACGGCCGACCCGAGACGCTGCGTGCCCACTGCGAGATCAGCCTCCGCAGTCTCGACGTGGAGCGCATCGACCTGTACCAGCTGCATCACGTCGACCCCGAGGTGCCGATCACGGAGAGCATCGCCGCGCTCGCCGCGATGCAGGCCGAGGGGCTCATCGGCGCGATCGGCCTCTCGAATGTCACCGAGGAGCAGCTGGACGAGGCCGGCGCGGTCGCGGAGATCGCATCCGTGCAGAACCGCCTCTCGTACGCGCGCCCGGACGATCTCCGGCTGGCGCAGCTCTGCGCGGAGCGGGGGATCGCGTATCTGGCCTACATGCCGTTCGACGGCGGCGGCGCTCCCGTCGCTCCGGCGATCGAGGAGGTCGCGCGACGGCGCGAGGTGAGTCCGCAGCGCGTCATGGTCGGATGGCTGCGCGCGATGTCGCCGTCGATCGTGCCGTTGGTCGGCGCGAGCCGTCCCGCGTCGATCGCGGACTCGGCCGACCTGCTCGATCTCACCTCCGACGACCTGTATCTGCTGGGCAGCGGCGTCCCCGGGCGTTGA
- a CDS encoding HNH endonuclease, translating into MRELLDGVVATRRAVAVLEARQVELVAQLGEISFRQYEREVAAAGGVHGETWVFRSMAEELAAAVGSTRGKAERDLADAEALTGSFPTVFAAVEAGEVTLPQAHLIIEHGTGLDDETRAVYERVVLDKLAAQPLSQPQLGQMAESVAQELHPVPLPDRFASEHAKRSVAVRRGRDGMAHVDIYMSLLQAAGVLDRVQQLAQAVKDAAGPDGDDTRTAAQRQADVAADLLLAGAPTAGPHGVPTGTAGVRGTVQVTIPARALTAETQGDDTEEGRDGGETRDESERAPAREPAPAPGELDFDSIGDDDPADDDPDEDDPDEVWSGEAGFEDEPDEVPPPATTTGSFERPPESPPEPEKPSDDELRRRARTRAAHSGVATLCGHGVIPAIQACELAAVATAWVRLFQDARTGALLTVDLRFPTAAQRRFLKARDEHCRFPGCRRPIRKRVSDADHTIDHALGGPTCVCNLAYLCEGHHTLKHHSAWTVEQKPGGVLEWTSPAGRRYENMPAPMVRFLPDEHDASADDRASAAPQEPVGPFPF; encoded by the coding sequence ATGCGAGAGCTGCTGGATGGCGTCGTGGCGACGCGACGCGCGGTGGCGGTCCTCGAGGCACGCCAGGTCGAGCTGGTCGCACAACTGGGGGAGATCTCGTTCCGGCAGTACGAGCGGGAGGTGGCCGCGGCCGGGGGAGTGCATGGGGAGACATGGGTGTTCCGGTCGATGGCCGAGGAGCTCGCGGCGGCGGTGGGGTCCACGCGTGGCAAGGCGGAGCGTGACCTCGCCGATGCGGAGGCGCTGACAGGGTCGTTTCCGACGGTGTTCGCGGCGGTGGAGGCGGGGGAGGTGACGCTGCCGCAGGCGCATCTGATCATCGAGCACGGAACAGGGCTCGACGACGAGACCCGAGCCGTCTACGAGCGGGTCGTGCTGGACAAGCTCGCAGCGCAGCCGCTGTCGCAACCGCAGCTGGGACAGATGGCGGAGTCCGTAGCGCAGGAGCTGCACCCGGTGCCGTTGCCGGATCGATTCGCGAGCGAGCACGCGAAGCGGTCGGTCGCGGTGCGGCGGGGGCGGGATGGGATGGCGCACGTCGACATCTACATGTCGCTGCTGCAGGCGGCGGGCGTGCTGGACCGGGTGCAGCAGCTCGCGCAGGCGGTGAAGGATGCGGCCGGCCCGGATGGGGACGACACCCGCACCGCCGCGCAGCGACAGGCGGACGTCGCGGCGGATCTGCTCCTGGCCGGAGCGCCGACCGCCGGTCCGCACGGCGTGCCGACCGGGACGGCGGGCGTCCGCGGCACCGTGCAGGTCACCATCCCCGCGCGAGCTCTCACCGCCGAGACGCAGGGCGATGACACCGAGGAGGGGCGCGACGGGGGCGAGACGCGCGACGAGAGCGAGAGAGCGCCCGCCCGAGAGCCGGCGCCCGCCCCCGGGGAGCTCGACTTCGACAGCATCGGGGATGATGACCCAGCCGATGATGACCCGGATGAGGACGACCCGGATGAGGTCTGGTCAGGCGAGGCCGGATTCGAAGATGAGCCCGACGAGGTCCCCCCGCCGGCGACGACGACGGGTTCGTTCGAGCGGCCGCCTGAATCACCACCCGAGCCGGAGAAGCCATCCGACGACGAGCTGCGGCGTCGAGCGAGGACTCGCGCGGCGCATTCCGGGGTGGCGACGCTGTGCGGGCACGGGGTGATCCCCGCCATCCAGGCGTGCGAGCTCGCGGCGGTCGCCACCGCCTGGGTGCGGCTGTTTCAAGACGCGCGCACCGGAGCGCTGCTGACAGTGGACCTGCGATTCCCGACTGCCGCGCAACGACGGTTCCTCAAGGCCCGCGATGAGCACTGCCGATTTCCCGGATGCCGCCGCCCGATCCGCAAACGCGTGTCCGACGCCGACCACACGATCGACCATGCCCTCGGTGGCCCGACCTGCGTGTGCAACCTCGCCTACCTCTGCGAAGGCCACCACACGTTGAAGCACCATTCCGCCTGGACCGTGGAGCAGAAGCCCGGTGGGGTGCTCGAGTGGACATCCCCCGCCGGACGCCGCTACGAGAACATGCCGGCGCCCATGGTCCGCTTCCTCCCCGACGAACACGACGCGAGCGCCGATGATCGCGCCAGCGCAGCACCACAGGAGCCGGTCGGGCCGTTCCCGTTCTGA
- the glmU gene encoding bifunctional UDP-N-acetylglucosamine diphosphorylase/glucosamine-1-phosphate N-acetyltransferase GlmU — MAHSELAIVILAAGQGTRMKSKLPKVLHEIGGRPLVGHVLHTAQQLDAVITRVVVRHERDRVLEAIDDFPGVEAIDQDDIPGTGRAVQIAVAALPESFAGDVLVLSGDVPLLDVDTLTSLLGTHRSAGAEATLLTASLDDPTGYGRVIRDADGTVARIVEQKDATDDEAAVGEINAGVYVFRAPSLRTQLARIGTDNAQGEMYLTDVVRLLREDGHPVAAAEAPDARIALGVNDRVQLADAAAILNARVIRRWQLEGATILDPTTTWIDDTASLAPDVTVLPGTFVLGATSVAEGATIGPDTSLVDCEVGEGATVRRTDATLAVIGAGATVGPFAFLRPGAELATGAKVGTFVEVKNSTVGEGSKVPHLSYIGDTTIGRGVNLGAGAITANYDDIAKHRTVIGDEVHTGSHNVFVAPVTLGDGAKTGAGAVIRKDVPAGALALSVAPQRNIAGWVETNRAGTAAAEAVARARAAEKAADGAHQEDR; from the coding sequence GTGGCACACAGCGAACTCGCGATCGTGATCCTGGCGGCAGGCCAGGGGACGCGCATGAAGTCCAAGCTCCCCAAGGTGCTGCATGAGATCGGCGGCCGCCCGCTCGTCGGCCACGTGCTGCACACGGCGCAGCAGCTGGACGCCGTGATCACGCGCGTCGTCGTGCGACACGAGCGCGACCGCGTCCTGGAGGCGATCGACGACTTCCCGGGCGTCGAGGCGATCGACCAGGACGACATCCCCGGCACCGGCCGCGCGGTGCAGATCGCCGTGGCCGCGCTGCCGGAGTCCTTCGCCGGCGACGTGCTCGTGCTGAGCGGCGATGTGCCGCTGCTCGACGTCGACACGCTCACATCCCTCCTCGGCACGCACCGCTCGGCGGGCGCCGAGGCGACGCTCCTCACAGCGTCGCTCGACGACCCCACCGGCTACGGGCGCGTCATCCGAGACGCCGACGGCACGGTCGCGCGCATCGTCGAGCAGAAGGACGCCACCGACGACGAGGCCGCCGTCGGCGAGATCAACGCGGGCGTCTACGTCTTCCGCGCTCCGTCGCTGCGCACGCAGCTCGCTCGCATCGGCACCGACAACGCGCAGGGCGAGATGTACCTGACGGATGTCGTCCGCCTGCTCCGCGAGGACGGCCATCCGGTCGCCGCCGCGGAGGCGCCCGACGCGCGCATCGCCCTCGGCGTGAACGACCGCGTCCAGCTCGCAGATGCCGCGGCCATCCTCAACGCGCGCGTCATCCGCCGCTGGCAGCTGGAGGGCGCGACCATCCTCGACCCCACCACCACCTGGATCGACGACACCGCATCGCTCGCCCCCGACGTCACCGTGCTGCCCGGCACGTTCGTGCTCGGCGCGACGAGCGTCGCCGAGGGCGCGACGATCGGCCCGGACACGTCGCTCGTCGACTGCGAGGTGGGGGAGGGCGCGACCGTCCGCCGCACCGACGCGACGCTCGCCGTGATCGGCGCCGGCGCGACCGTCGGGCCGTTCGCGTTCCTCCGCCCCGGCGCGGAGCTCGCGACCGGAGCGAAGGTCGGCACGTTCGTGGAGGTCAAGAACTCCACGGTCGGCGAGGGCAGCAAGGTGCCGCACCTGTCGTACATCGGAGACACGACGATCGGACGCGGCGTCAACCTCGGCGCCGGCGCGATCACCGCGAACTACGACGACATCGCCAAGCACCGCACGGTGATCGGCGACGAAGTCCACACCGGCTCGCACAACGTCTTCGTCGCCCCGGTTACACTGGGGGATGGCGCGAAGACGGGAGCGGGCGCGGTCATCCGCAAGGATGTGCCGGCAGGCGCCCTCGCTCTGAGCGTGGCACCTCAGCGGAACATCGCGGGGTGGGTCGAGACGAACAGGGCGGGCACCGCAGCGGCAGAAGCCGTCGCTCGGGCCCGAGCGGCGGAGAAAGCAGCGGATGGCGCGCACCAGGAAGACCGTTGA